One genomic region from Sciurus carolinensis chromosome 2, mSciCar1.2, whole genome shotgun sequence encodes:
- the Nr2f2 gene encoding COUP transcription factor 2 isoform X3 has product MPPTQPTHGQFALTNGDPLNCHSYLSGYISLLLRAEPYPTSRFGSQCMQPNNIMGIENICELAARMLFSAVEWARNIPFFPDLQITDQVALLRLTWSELFVLNAAQCSMPLHVAPLLAAAGLHASPMSADRVVAFMDHIRIFQEQVEKLKALHVDSAEYSCLKAIVLFTSDACGLSDVAHVESLQEKSQCALEEYVRSQYPNQPTRFGKLLLRLPSLRTVSSSVIEQLFFVRLVGKTPIETLIRDMLLSGSSFNWPYMAIQ; this is encoded by the exons ATGCCGCCCACCCAGCCGACCCACGGGCAGTTCGCACTGACCAACGGGGACCCCCTCAACTGCCACTCCTACCTGTCCGGATATATTTCTCTGCTGCTGCGCGCCGAACCCTATCCCACGTCGCGCTTCGGCAGCCAGTGCATGCAACCTAACAACATCATGGGCATCGAGAACATTTGCGAACTGGCCGCTCGGATGCTCTTCAGCGCCGTCGAGTGGGCCCGGAACATCCCCTTCTTCCCTGACCTGCAGATCACGGACCAGGTGGCCCTGCTTCGCCTCACCTGGAGCGAGCTGTTCGTGTTGAATGCAGCGCAGTGCTCCATGCCCCTCCACGTAGCCCCACTTCTGGCCGCTGCTGGCCTCCACGCTTCGCCCATGTCCGCCGACCGGGTGGTCGCCTTTATGGACCACATACGGATCTTCCAAGAGCAAGTGGAGAAGCTCAAGGCGCTGCATGTTGATTCCGCCGAGTACAGCTGCCTCAAGGCCATAGTCCTGTTCACCTCAG ATGCCTGTGGTCTCTCTGATGTAGCCCATGTGGAAAGCTTGCAGGAAAAGTCCCAGTGTGCTTTGGAAGAATATGTTAGGAGCCAGTACCCCAACCAGCCAACGCGATTCGGAAAGCTTTTGCTTCGCCTCCCTTCCCTCCGCACGGTCTCCTCCTCAGTCATAGAGCAATTGTTTTTCGTCCGTTTGGTAGGTAAAACCCCCATCGAAACCCTCATCCGGGATATGTTACTGTCCGGCAGCAGTTTTAACTGGCCGTATATGgcaattcaataa
- the Nr2f2 gene encoding COUP transcription factor 2 isoform X2: MQAVWDLEQGKYGFAVQRGRMPPTQPTHGQFALTNGDPLNCHSYLSGYISLLLRAEPYPTSRFGSQCMQPNNIMGIENICELAARMLFSAVEWARNIPFFPDLQITDQVALLRLTWSELFVLNAAQCSMPLHVAPLLAAAGLHASPMSADRVVAFMDHIRIFQEQVEKLKALHVDSAEYSCLKAIVLFTSDACGLSDVAHVESLQEKSQCALEEYVRSQYPNQPTRFGKLLLRLPSLRTVSSSVIEQLFFVRLVGKTPIETLIRDMLLSGSSFNWPYMAIQ; encoded by the exons CGGTGCAGAGGGGCAGGATGCCGCCCACCCAGCCGACCCACGGGCAGTTCGCACTGACCAACGGGGACCCCCTCAACTGCCACTCCTACCTGTCCGGATATATTTCTCTGCTGCTGCGCGCCGAACCCTATCCCACGTCGCGCTTCGGCAGCCAGTGCATGCAACCTAACAACATCATGGGCATCGAGAACATTTGCGAACTGGCCGCTCGGATGCTCTTCAGCGCCGTCGAGTGGGCCCGGAACATCCCCTTCTTCCCTGACCTGCAGATCACGGACCAGGTGGCCCTGCTTCGCCTCACCTGGAGCGAGCTGTTCGTGTTGAATGCAGCGCAGTGCTCCATGCCCCTCCACGTAGCCCCACTTCTGGCCGCTGCTGGCCTCCACGCTTCGCCCATGTCCGCCGACCGGGTGGTCGCCTTTATGGACCACATACGGATCTTCCAAGAGCAAGTGGAGAAGCTCAAGGCGCTGCATGTTGATTCCGCCGAGTACAGCTGCCTCAAGGCCATAGTCCTGTTCACCTCAG ATGCCTGTGGTCTCTCTGATGTAGCCCATGTGGAAAGCTTGCAGGAAAAGTCCCAGTGTGCTTTGGAAGAATATGTTAGGAGCCAGTACCCCAACCAGCCAACGCGATTCGGAAAGCTTTTGCTTCGCCTCCCTTCCCTCCGCACGGTCTCCTCCTCAGTCATAGAGCAATTGTTTTTCGTCCGTTTGGTAGGTAAAACCCCCATCGAAACCCTCATCCGGGATATGTTACTGTCCGGCAGCAGTTTTAACTGGCCGTATATGgcaattcaataa
- the Nr2f2 gene encoding COUP transcription factor 2 isoform X1: MAMVVSTWRDPQDEVPGSQGSQASQAPPVPGPPPGAPHTPQTPGQGGPASTPAQTAAGGQGGPGGPGGDKQQQQQHIECVVCGDKSSGKHYGQFTCEGCKSFFKRSVRRNLSYTCRANRNCPIDQHHRNQCQYCRLKKCLKVGMRREAVQRGRMPPTQPTHGQFALTNGDPLNCHSYLSGYISLLLRAEPYPTSRFGSQCMQPNNIMGIENICELAARMLFSAVEWARNIPFFPDLQITDQVALLRLTWSELFVLNAAQCSMPLHVAPLLAAAGLHASPMSADRVVAFMDHIRIFQEQVEKLKALHVDSAEYSCLKAIVLFTSDACGLSDVAHVESLQEKSQCALEEYVRSQYPNQPTRFGKLLLRLPSLRTVSSSVIEQLFFVRLVGKTPIETLIRDMLLSGSSFNWPYMAIQ, from the exons ATGGCAATGGTAGTCAGCACGTGGCGCGACCCCCAGGACGAGGTGCCCGGCTCCCAGGGCAGCCAGGCCTCGCAGGCGCCGCCCGTGCCCGGCCCGCCGCCTGGCGCCCCGCACACGCCACAGACGCCTGGCCAAGGGGGCCCGGCCAGTACACCGGCTCAGACAGCGGCTGGGGGCCAGGGCGGCCCTGGTGGCCCGGGCGGCGAcaaacagcaacagcagcagcacaTTGAGTGCGTGGTGTGCGGGGACAAGTCGAGCGGCAAGCACTACGGCCAGTTCACGTGCGAGGGCTGCAAGAGCTTCTTCAAGCGCAGCGTGCGGAGGAACCTGAGCTACACGTGCCGCGCCAACCGGAACTGTCCCATCGACCAGCACCACCGCAACCAGTGCCAGTACTGCCGCCTCAAAAAGTGCCTCAAAGTGGGCATGAGACGGGAAG CGGTGCAGAGGGGCAGGATGCCGCCCACCCAGCCGACCCACGGGCAGTTCGCACTGACCAACGGGGACCCCCTCAACTGCCACTCCTACCTGTCCGGATATATTTCTCTGCTGCTGCGCGCCGAACCCTATCCCACGTCGCGCTTCGGCAGCCAGTGCATGCAACCTAACAACATCATGGGCATCGAGAACATTTGCGAACTGGCCGCTCGGATGCTCTTCAGCGCCGTCGAGTGGGCCCGGAACATCCCCTTCTTCCCTGACCTGCAGATCACGGACCAGGTGGCCCTGCTTCGCCTCACCTGGAGCGAGCTGTTCGTGTTGAATGCAGCGCAGTGCTCCATGCCCCTCCACGTAGCCCCACTTCTGGCCGCTGCTGGCCTCCACGCTTCGCCCATGTCCGCCGACCGGGTGGTCGCCTTTATGGACCACATACGGATCTTCCAAGAGCAAGTGGAGAAGCTCAAGGCGCTGCATGTTGATTCCGCCGAGTACAGCTGCCTCAAGGCCATAGTCCTGTTCACCTCAG ATGCCTGTGGTCTCTCTGATGTAGCCCATGTGGAAAGCTTGCAGGAAAAGTCCCAGTGTGCTTTGGAAGAATATGTTAGGAGCCAGTACCCCAACCAGCCAACGCGATTCGGAAAGCTTTTGCTTCGCCTCCCTTCCCTCCGCACGGTCTCCTCCTCAGTCATAGAGCAATTGTTTTTCGTCCGTTTGGTAGGTAAAACCCCCATCGAAACCCTCATCCGGGATATGTTACTGTCCGGCAGCAGTTTTAACTGGCCGTATATGgcaattcaataa